The following proteins are co-located in the Conyzicola lurida genome:
- a CDS encoding SOS response-associated peptidase, with product MCGRFAVDKDTNELIEEFVAAGGDVHDWAPSWNLAPTQQVPVVIESVKTGELVRRLETARWSLVPGWSKSLTMKFPTFNARSETAAEKSTFSASVKSKRAIIPASGYYEWHTDPVTKKKTPFYIHSGNDETLAFAGLYSWWKDHSKAEDDPTSWNLTATILTSDAVDDLLDIHDRNPVPLPREWWGRWLDPATVGDQDFVDAAVQAALPVAGSLEIREVAPLPFQGEGPELIRPVTKAGQ from the coding sequence ATGTGCGGAAGATTCGCTGTCGACAAAGACACCAACGAGTTGATCGAGGAGTTCGTCGCCGCGGGCGGCGACGTGCACGACTGGGCGCCGAGCTGGAACCTGGCGCCGACCCAGCAGGTACCGGTCGTGATCGAGAGCGTCAAGACCGGCGAACTCGTGCGCCGGCTCGAGACCGCGCGCTGGTCGCTCGTGCCGGGCTGGTCGAAGTCGCTCACCATGAAGTTCCCCACGTTCAACGCGCGCTCGGAGACTGCTGCCGAGAAGTCCACCTTCTCCGCATCGGTGAAGTCGAAGCGTGCCATCATCCCGGCGTCGGGCTACTACGAGTGGCACACCGACCCCGTCACCAAAAAGAAGACGCCGTTCTACATCCACTCCGGGAATGACGAGACGCTGGCCTTCGCCGGGTTGTACTCCTGGTGGAAGGACCACAGCAAGGCGGAGGACGACCCGACGTCGTGGAACCTCACCGCCACGATCCTCACCTCCGACGCGGTGGACGACCTGCTCGACATCCACGACCGCAACCCCGTGCCGCTCCCCCGCGAGTGGTGGGGACGCTGGCTCGACCCGGCGACGGTCGGCGACCAGGACTTCGTCGACGCCGCCGTGCAGGCCGCGCTGCCGGTCGCCGGGTCCCTCGAGATCCGCGAGGTGGCACCGCTCCCGTTCCAGGGCGAGGGTCCGGAGCTGATCCGGCCGGTGACCAAGGCGGGCCAGTAG